A single region of the Liolophura sinensis isolate JHLJ2023 chromosome 9, CUHK_Ljap_v2, whole genome shotgun sequence genome encodes:
- the LOC135474722 gene encoding rho guanine nucleotide exchange factor 10-like protein: MVSRVMSSENRKSTGGQHISDTSYHGNQGSSGSKVKVKDRIITFEKIKDAVTHADDSNDHQNVYSDALSSVEITDDEGVYSDAWSAMPISKGDHLTERYNTYKQNGNIMANEMPETSEITLANTQLDPMQTPGASGGENVSGSPVHVAAESSPVQSVASLADSTIYDEVPSKDSSLDCFTESLPDKHGRNLSDRESAFISYTQSLPPNFSLADRPERASLTGENDWGSAENIRAAKNKSLTLRRRSAEDKNRGSGEGQEFYAGDQMGEFDEDENIYESMYLQPLPGDNEYDSDDISWSSDEFESYEDSIHNEAVPKVAPEVAQPATVIMGPPASRVRKIHIAHGLEEPQYPSLLRRLKESFKGSADLSSGEEDSPCLPVEICDIKHPPPVLPPLPSGLTTNQVKRRHAIGVLIDSEKSYIASLQRLLDDFKEPLLEIPSLQRGKVRVELVKAKDILQYHRMFQIELAEQVKMWHAQEKIGDVFTASFSKAIVLDAYSEYVNNFTAAMEEIKKMTRQRASLRDYLKAKEMSSPDRLGLFGLMVKPVQRFPQFITCLQDLLKYTPHDHHDRLGLQRALTELENIAHKLNERKRESEQKLEAKAMLANFKEHMITKTGHEQNRKMIRVDDLDQVVEASNKFKKRRLILLDDLLILTTVIPSRDGVEPERYKLKWCCPLSEVELKESSLSSSMQSSVRGEPGKITVVFAKPENPDEDPFHLVTDLSELHHDFSVLSNVVALVSALKRSYTGLSEESVHALIRDLQRIIHVKDEQLRLVKSCSITLSVPCRTVTGGMGRTKYVFHTQSPSAREDWCLDLQIAKMGLEARNNPGWDIPHAVNGISSVMPALFIKALPVDVVRHYTKVRCAVPVFLSTPSNIGVGMQHLWVCNTTATRGQVSIVSIHSNRPRVIESYQACDCEIVCVENVPGYSAENDPYSFKMDTVWMVTVKAEVLIYQLTSSDGLTKRQPSATFALPSPCSYLKYVDECVFAALDNGQMAVYTRDIAGKWNVTSPLYLNLGTKPVKCLFPLENHLLCTSGNVIHFVSLTTLEVQKSHKLSPDDDVVIGHVTRAGVGLWVSYEDQPLIHVYHLETLNQLQDVNVSSAVQKALTGQVPEDILSSITKDIQVSCLLASKGLLWIGTCKGVILTLPLPRLREGVPQIVSRPCVSFHGHCGPVRFLLPIYFLTPEVSTLKAKTALREYDYVPFKPSVEKQETQSAKESAEANPVQNDRDFDEATKASIRDELASKTVWDEDNPKTELSNSNHSITSSQPNSETAGAPALESLQTLPTDRSDLGQAWPAKTLASELAASHFPPKASPSMARRKDFWQSTPNLAADFDGTEDISVLYGSLMQGLDNIHEPYGLRRKKQAGVFDMTKRHTLHTSASKFDSQTSGKSKLSKYKRSRKRSNSLLKDEDLGVVEEGIAQITPSPTQSEAPVTDTPTLSPKSCHEAFPGGTTLSLPRDQTGKSNAQNPASPSNTDDDPTSSQGRRQSWGTTLPRKPVNACKSVIVVSGGDGYCSWNKLDSSKIQRTEEATLLLWLHKVSS, translated from the exons ATGGTCAGCAGGGTGATGAGCTCGGAGAACAGGAAATCCACAGGAGGACAACATATCTCAGATAccagttaccatggtaaccagggCTCTTCTGGctcaaaggtcaaggtcaaagaTCGTATCATcacttttgaaaaaattaagGATGCAGTGACGCATGCTGATGACAGTAATGATCACCAAAATGTCTATAGTGACGCATTGTCTTCAGTGGAAATAACTGACGATGAAGGAGTATACAGCGATGCATGGTCAGCAATGCCCATATCAAAGGGAGATCACCTCACAGAGAGATATAATACATATAAGCAAAATGGAAACATAATGGCCAATGAAATGCCGGAGACTTCAGAAATCACATTAGCCAACACCCAGCTGGATCCAATGCAAACACCTGGTGCATCAGGGGGGGAAAACGTGTCTGGTAGTCcagtacatgtagcagctgAAAGCTCACCAGTGCAAAGTGTTGCGTCCTTAGCCGATTCGACAATATACGACGAGGTTCCATCCAAAGATTCATCCTTGGACTGCTTTACAGAGTCACTTCCTGACAAACATGGCAGGAATTTGTCTGACAGAGAATCTGCCTTTATTTCATATACACAGTCTCTGCCGCCAAACTTCAGTCTGGCGGACAGGCCAGAAAGAGCAAGTCTGACAGGGGAAAATGACTGGGGTAGTGCGGAGAATATAAGGGCTGCCAAGAACAAATCTCTGACGCTGAGACGACGGTCTGCAGAGGACAAAAACAGAGGCAGCGGAGAAG GACAAGAATTTTATGCTGGGGACCAAATGG GTGAATTTGATGAAGATGAGAACATCTATGAGTCAATGTACCTTCAGCCTCTGCCAGGTGATAATGAGTATGATTCTGATGACATTTCATGGAGCAGTGACGAATTTGAGTCCTACGAGGATAGCATTCACAATGAGGCTGTCCCTAAGGTCGCGCCTGAGGTCGCACAACCAGCGACAGTTATTATGGGACCTCCTGCGTCTCGAGTCCGCAAAATTCATATTGCTCATGGTTTGGAGGAACCTCAG TACCCTAGCTTGCTTCGTAGACTGAAGGAGAGTTTTAAAGGTTCAGCTGATTTATCCAGTGGGGAAGAAGACAGCCCATGTTTACCTGTGGAGATTTGTGACATCAAGCATCCACCACCTGTCCTGCCCCCTCTGCCAAGTGGACTCACCACAAACCAA gTGAAGAGACGACATGCTATTGGTGTGCTAATTGACAGTGAGAAATCATACATTGCCTCATTGCAGCGTCTGCTTGAT GACTTTAAGGAGCCCCTGTTGGAAATCCCTTCCTTACAGCGAGGCAAGGTACGAGTCGAGCTGGTGAAAGCAAAGGATATCCTCCAGTACCATCGTATGTTCCAGATAGAACTTGCGGAACAGGTGAAGATGTGGCACGCCCAGGAGAAAATTGGAGATGTCTTCACAGCTTCG TTCTCCAAAGCCATAGTCTTAGATGCGTACAGCGAATATGTCAACAATTTTACTGCAGCAATggaggagataaaaaaaatgacacgaCAACGAGCATCCCTCAGGGACTACCTCAAG GCAAAAGAGATGAGTAGTCCTGACAGACTGGGATTGTTTGGGCTGATGGTCAAGCCAGTGCAGAGGTTCCCTCAGTTCATCACCTGTCTACAG gatTTGCTGAAATACACTCCTCATGATCATCATGACAGACTTGGTCTTCAGCGCGCACTGACTGAGCTGGAAAACATTGCTCATAAACTGAATGAAAGGAAACGTGAAAGTGAACAAAAACTAGAAGCCAAAGCTATGCTGGCCAACTTTAAGGAACACATGATAACCAAAACAGGCCATGAACAAAACCGCAAAATGATCCGTGTTGATGATTTAGACCAGGTG GTTGAAGCATCAAACAAATTCAAGAAAAGACGCCTTATCTTGCTAGATGATCTCCTCATTTTGACAACAGTTATTCCAAG TCGAGATGGTGTCGAGCCAGAGCGTTACAAGCTGAAGTGGTGCTGCCCCCTGTCAGAGGTGGAGCTTAAGGAGAGCTCACTGTCATCCAGCATGCAAAGCTCTGTACGAGGTGAACCAGGCAAAATTACCGTTGTTTTTGCTAAACCAG AGAATCCTGATGAAGATCCCTTTCATCTGGTCACAGATTTGAGTGAACTTCATCATGACTTCAGCGTCCTGAGCAACGTTGTTGCACTGGTCAGCGCCCTGAAAAGGTCTTACACG GGGTTGTCGGAGGAATCTGTCCACGCGCTGATCCGAGACCTTCAGCGGATCATCCACGTGAAAGACGAACAGCTGAGACTGGTGAAGAGCTGCTCCATTACATTGTCGGTGCCGTGTAGGACCGTTACTGGGGG GATGGGCCGAACTAAATATGTGTTCCACACTCAGTCTCCATCTGCTCGGGAAGATTGGTGTTTAGACCTACAGATTGCAAAGATGGGTTTAG AGGCCCGTAATAACCCTGGCTGGGACATCCCCCATGCTGTGAATGGGATCTCGAGTGTGATGCCAGCACTGTTCATTAAGGCTTTACCTGTTGACGTGGTACGCCATTATACTAAG GTGCGTTGTGCTGTCCCTGTGTTTTTATCAACCCCGTCAAACATAGGTGTGGGGATGCAGCACCTGTGGGTCTGCAACACGACGGCCACCAGGGGGCAGGTCTCCATCGTATCCATCCACTCCAACCGTCCTCGGGTCATCGAGTCGTACCAGGCGTGTGACTGTGAGATCGTTTGTGTTGAGAATGTTCCTGGCTACTCTGCAGAGAATGATCCGTACTCATTCAAAATGGACACTGTGTGGATGGTCACTGTCAAGGCTGA GGTGTTAATCTATCAGCTCACAAGTTCTGACGGACTCACAAAACGCCAGCCCTCTGCCACATTTGCCCTGCCCTCACCGTGCTCCTATCTGAAGTACGTAGATGAGTGTGTGTTTGCTGCTCTGGACAATGGTCAGATGGCTGTGTACACCAGAGATATTG CTGGAAAGTGGAATGTCACCTCCCCCTTGTACTTGAACCTGGGCACTAAGCCTGTCAAATGTCTGTTTCCTTTGGAGAATCACCTGCTGTGCACATCAGGAAATGTCATCCATTTTGTCAGCTTAACAACACTGGAGGTGCAG aaGTCACACAAATTGTCACCAGATGATGATGTGGTGATTGGTCATGTGACCAGAGCAGGCGTGGGATTGTGGGTATCATACGAGGACCAACCTTTGATCCATGTGTATCATCTGGAGACATTAAATCAGCTACAGGATGTAAACGTCTCATCAGCTGTCCAGAAAGCTCTAACAG GGCAAGTTCCAGAAGATATTCTGTCCTCAATTACCAAAGACATCCAGGTATCCTGTCTTCTGGCAAGCAAGGGTCTACTGTGGATTGGCACTTGCAAGGGAGTTATTTTGACTCTACCGTTGCCTCGGTTACGTGAAGGTGTCCCTCAGATCGTCAGTAGACCGTGTGTCTCCTTCCACGGACATTGCGGACCAGTCAGATTTCTCCTGCCCATTTACTTCCTCACACCAGAAGTGAGCACTTTGAAAGCCAAGACTGCTCTCAGAGAATATGACTATGTGCCATTTAAACCTTCAGTTGAAAAGCAAGAAACTCAGTCTGCTAAGGAAAGTGCAGAGGCAAATCCTGTGCAAAATGACAGAGACTTTGATGAAGCTACCAAAGCAAGCATCAGGGATGAACTTGCCTCAAAAACAGTGTGGGATGAAGATAACCCCAAAACAGAACTATCCAACAGTAATCACAGCATCACCAGCAGCCAGCCTAACTCAGAAACTGCTGGTGCACCAGCATTAGAATCTTTACAGACTCTTCCCACTGACCGCTCAGACTTGGGTCAAGCTTGGCCAGCAAAGACACTGGCCTCAGAGCTCGCAGCCTCTCACTTTCCACCAAAGGCCAGCCCAAGCATGGCACGAAGGAAGGATTTTTGGCAGTCAACTCCAAACCTGGCAGCAGATTTTGATGGCACTGAAGATATTTCTGTGCTGTATGGAAGTTTGATGCAAGGCCTTGATAATATACATGAACCTTATGGACTTCGCAGGAAAAAACAAGcaggtgtcttcgacatgaccAAGAGGCATACGCTGCACACTTCCGCCAGCAAGTTTGACAGCCAGACCTCTGGAAAGTCAAAGCTTTCAAAGTATAAACGCTCAAGAAAACGGTCAAATTCTTTGCTCAAGGATGAGGACCTTGGTGTTGTTGAAGAAGGAATTGCCCAGATCACTCCCAGTCCCACCCAGAGTGAGGCTCCTGTAACCGACACACCAACACTTTCACCCAAAAGCTGTCACGAAGCATTCCCAGGTGGCACCACATTGTCATTGCCAAGGGATCAGACAGGCAAGAGCAATGCTCAGAACCCTGCCAGCCCCAGCAATACTGATGACGATCCTACCTCCTCACAAGGAAGACGTCAGTCATGGGGGACAACTCTTCCTCGTAAACCTGTGAATGCTTGTAAATCTGTGATTGTTGTGAGTGGTGGAGATGGTTATTGTAGCTGGAATAAACTTGATTCTAGTAAAATCCAGCGCACCGAGGAAGCCACCCTTCTGTTGTGGTTACACAAAGTCAGCTCCTGA